A stretch of the Sebaldella sp. S0638 genome encodes the following:
- a CDS encoding 6-phospho-alpha-glucosidase produces MFKEAYNIVIVGGGSTWTPGILKALTKHKDRMPLKKVTLYDIDKERQEIIGEFGIILFKEEYPEVEFSYTTDKKTAYSDVDFVFCQMRTGGYPMREKDEHIPLSMGVIGQETCGPGGFAYGIRSIKDMVEMVKDVREHSPEAWILNYTNPAAIVAYALKKVFPHDEKIINICDQPVNLMRSYGRLLRKSYENWEPVYFGLNHFGWFKNIYDENGNDIVPEIKKITEEKGFLPADAEQRDQSWLDTYAMVEDMLKDFPDYLPNTYLQYYLYPEYKLKKLDPNFTRANEVMNGREKRVFAECRRIAENGTAKDSSVVHNDAHGDMIIEVAESIAHNRHKYFIVMVENNGLIENLPDDAMVEVTATLGINGPRPYGVGKIETFYKGLIENQYAYERLTVEACLEGSYTKALQALTLNRTVVDAKKARKVLDALIEANKGYWPELS; encoded by the coding sequence ATGTTTAAAGAAGCATACAATATAGTAATAGTGGGCGGCGGGTCTACGTGGACACCGGGAATATTAAAGGCTCTTACTAAGCATAAGGACAGAATGCCTTTAAAAAAAGTTACATTATATGATATTGACAAAGAAAGACAGGAAATAATAGGAGAATTCGGAATAATTTTATTTAAGGAAGAGTACCCCGAAGTGGAATTTTCATATACGACAGATAAAAAAACTGCTTACAGCGATGTTGATTTTGTTTTTTGCCAGATGCGTACAGGCGGATACCCGATGCGTGAGAAAGATGAGCATATTCCGCTGAGTATGGGAGTAATAGGACAGGAAACATGCGGGCCGGGAGGTTTTGCGTATGGAATAAGATCTATAAAAGATATGGTAGAAATGGTAAAAGATGTAAGGGAACACAGTCCCGAAGCATGGATACTTAACTATACCAACCCTGCCGCAATAGTGGCATATGCACTAAAAAAAGTATTTCCTCATGATGAAAAAATAATAAATATATGTGACCAGCCTGTGAATCTTATGAGATCTTACGGAAGACTTCTCAGAAAAAGCTATGAAAACTGGGAACCTGTGTATTTCGGTCTGAATCATTTCGGATGGTTTAAGAATATTTATGATGAAAATGGAAATGATATAGTCCCGGAAATTAAGAAAATTACAGAGGAAAAAGGTTTTTTGCCGGCAGATGCAGAACAGAGAGACCAGTCATGGCTTGATACCTATGCTATGGTGGAAGATATGTTAAAGGATTTTCCTGATTACCTTCCAAATACGTACTTACAGTATTATCTATATCCGGAATATAAGCTGAAAAAGCTTGATCCGAATTTTACAAGGGCAAATGAGGTAATGAACGGAAGAGAAAAACGTGTTTTTGCAGAATGCAGAAGAATAGCGGAAAACGGTACTGCAAAGGATTCAAGCGTGGTTCACAATGATGCTCACGGGGATATGATAATAGAAGTAGCTGAATCAATAGCACATAACAGACATAAGTATTTTATAGTAATGGTTGAAAATAACGGGTTAATAGAAAATCTTCCAGATGATGCCATGGTAGAAGTTACGGCAACACTGGGAATAAATGGACCTAGACCTTATGGGGTAGGAAAGATAGAAACTTTTTATAAAGGATTAATAGAAAATCAGTATGCATATGAGAGACTTACTGTAGAAGCATGCCTTGAAGGATCTTATACCAAAGCACTTCAGGCACTTACACTGAACAGAACAGTAGTAGATGCCAAAAAAGCAAGAAAGGTGCTGGATGCATTAATAGAAGCTAACAAAGGCTATTGGCCTGAGCTGTCATAA
- a CDS encoding PTS transporter subunit EIIC, whose amino-acid sequence MKGFLQRLGKSLMMPISIIAAAGIFLGIAAALQNPNIVGEGFINLEFVQNIIGFIRKLAGVLFGNLPLLFAIALAIGMVDDEKPTAAFAGAIGFLVFHVTINYILGLEGISADTTAVKYLVENNKMDPIQASFVNAQYETVLGIFTYRMNVFGGVVSGLTVAALHNRFYKIKLPDAINFFGGRRFVPIITTVCVPIVGLIFYFIWPVIGNIIYQVGGVIEKSGAFGTFIFGFIERLLIPTGLHHILNQTVRFTAVGGSAVIDGEQVVGALNIFNASLASKAPVSADIVRMSTRFLAQGKIPVMMFGLIGAAYAMYKTADEKEKGRIKALMIAGASASFVTGITEPLEFAFIFVSPVLFVFHAVMTGLSFFLMQILGVMIGNVQGGVIDLAVFGILKGTETHWYFAVIVGIIYFFAYYFFFKFIILSRNIETPGREKEETEGAAVKLSGDMEETAENIIKAVGGSGNIRVIDNCFTRLRLTLEDTSIVDDAALKATGAAGIVKPDKNNIQIIYGPKVEQIANSVKSIKKTKN is encoded by the coding sequence TTGAAAGGTTTTTTGCAAAGATTAGGAAAGTCGCTTATGATGCCTATATCAATTATAGCAGCAGCAGGAATATTTCTGGGAATAGCCGCTGCATTGCAGAATCCCAATATAGTGGGAGAAGGATTTATAAATCTTGAATTCGTTCAGAATATAATAGGATTTATAAGAAAACTTGCAGGGGTGTTATTTGGTAATCTGCCTTTACTGTTTGCCATAGCACTGGCAATAGGAATGGTGGATGATGAGAAGCCGACAGCTGCCTTTGCAGGAGCAATAGGATTTTTGGTGTTTCATGTTACAATAAATTATATTTTGGGACTGGAAGGAATATCAGCAGATACCACAGCTGTAAAATATCTGGTGGAAAATAATAAAATGGATCCGATACAGGCCAGTTTTGTGAATGCACAATATGAAACGGTACTTGGAATTTTTACTTACAGGATGAATGTTTTCGGGGGAGTAGTGTCAGGTCTCACAGTGGCAGCCCTTCATAACAGATTCTATAAAATAAAACTTCCTGATGCGATTAATTTTTTTGGAGGAAGAAGATTTGTACCGATAATTACAACAGTATGTGTGCCAATAGTAGGTCTTATATTTTATTTTATATGGCCGGTAATAGGAAATATCATATATCAGGTAGGGGGAGTTATAGAAAAAAGCGGAGCTTTCGGCACATTTATATTTGGTTTTATAGAAAGACTGCTCATTCCTACAGGGCTTCATCATATATTGAATCAGACGGTAAGATTCACAGCAGTGGGTGGAAGTGCAGTGATAGACGGAGAACAGGTAGTAGGAGCACTGAATATTTTCAATGCGTCACTTGCAAGTAAAGCTCCAGTCTCTGCCGATATAGTAAGAATGTCCACAAGATTTCTGGCTCAGGGAAAAATACCGGTAATGATGTTCGGACTTATAGGAGCTGCGTATGCAATGTATAAGACAGCCGATGAAAAGGAAAAAGGAAGAATAAAGGCTCTGATGATAGCAGGAGCTTCGGCATCATTTGTCACAGGAATAACTGAACCTCTGGAATTTGCCTTTATATTTGTTTCACCGGTATTATTTGTATTTCATGCAGTAATGACAGGTCTATCGTTTTTTTTAATGCAGATTTTGGGAGTAATGATAGGAAATGTTCAGGGCGGAGTAATAGACCTTGCAGTATTCGGTATTCTGAAAGGAACAGAAACACACTGGTATTTTGCAGTAATAGTAGGGATAATTTACTTTTTTGCATATTATTTTTTCTTCAAATTTATAATTTTATCAAGAAATATAGAAACTCCGGGACGTGAAAAAGAAGAAACAGAAGGAGCTGCTGTGAAACTGTCGGGAGATATGGAAGAAACAGCTGAAAATATAATAAAAGCAGTAGGCGGAAGCGGGAATATAAGAGTGATTGACAACTGTTTTACAAGGCTGAGACTGACTCTGGAAGATACTTCCATAGTTGATGATGCAGCATTAAAAGCTACAGGCGCAGCAGGCATAGTAAAACCTGATAAAAATAATATACAGATTATATATGGTCCAAAAGTAGAGCAGATAGCCAATTCGGTAAAAAGTATAAAGAAAACAAAAAACTAA